From the Halorhodospira halophila genome, one window contains:
- a CDS encoding DUF2721 domain-containing protein: protein MFQAPEPTAELTLSTPALLFPAISLLLLAYTNRFMGLASLIRDLESKYRSTHDVCLRTQIENLRKRVLLIRNMQVAGVASLFFCVLCMLVLFAGSMLLGKVLFTISLILMLASLGLSLRELQISVGALHVQLRDLENRHDEEGR, encoded by the coding sequence ATGTTCCAGGCACCCGAGCCAACCGCCGAACTGACCCTGTCCACGCCGGCACTGCTCTTCCCCGCCATCTCGCTGCTCCTGCTCGCCTACACCAACCGCTTCATGGGGCTGGCCTCGCTGATCCGCGACCTGGAATCCAAGTACCGCTCCACCCACGACGTTTGCCTGCGCACCCAGATCGAGAACCTGCGCAAGCGCGTGCTGCTCATCCGCAACATGCAGGTCGCCGGAGTGGCCAGCCTGTTCTTCTGCGTCCTGTGCATGCTGGTCCTGTTCGCCGGATCGATGCTGCTAGGCAAGGTGCTCTTCACCATCAGTCTGATCCTGATGCTCGCCTCGCTGGGGCTGTCCCTGCGCGAGCTGCAGATCTCGGTGGGGGCCCTGCACGTGCAGCTGCGGGACCTGGAGAACCGTCACGACGAGGAAGGGCGTTGA
- the rfaH gene encoding transcription/translation regulatory transformer protein RfaH: MQAEDLVEDFGRSDAWYLVYSKPRQEERAWWNLDHQGYRCFLPMARFRRRRQRRYQTVVEPMFPRYLFIRLAAGVEDWSPIRSTTGVSGLVRFGTWPARVPDGLVETIRQRIEDGHCDLAPEPLQPGERVRVLDGPFQSYEGIFRASRSEERVMILLDVAGQHTTLTVSQHQVERA, translated from the coding sequence ATGCAGGCGGAAGATCTCGTCGAGGACTTCGGGCGTTCGGACGCCTGGTATCTCGTCTACAGCAAGCCTAGGCAGGAGGAGCGGGCCTGGTGGAACCTGGATCACCAGGGCTATCGCTGCTTCCTACCCATGGCGCGGTTCCGGCGTCGGCGCCAGCGGCGGTATCAGACCGTCGTCGAGCCGATGTTCCCGCGCTACCTGTTCATCCGTCTGGCCGCAGGGGTCGAGGACTGGAGCCCGATCCGCTCGACCACCGGCGTGAGCGGGCTGGTGCGCTTCGGCACCTGGCCGGCCCGCGTGCCGGACGGGCTGGTGGAAACCATCCGGCAGCGCATCGAGGACGGCCACTGCGACCTGGCCCCCGAGCCCCTGCAGCCCGGCGAGCGGGTGCGCGTGCTCGACGGCCCATTCCAGTCCTACGAGGGGATCTTCCGTGCCTCGCGCAGCGAGGAGCGGGTCATGATCCTGCTCGACGTGGCCGGGCAGCACACCACGCTGACCGTCTCCCAGCACCAGGTCGAGCGCGCCTGA
- a CDS encoding DNA-J related domain-containing protein: MEPETAIAELQAAIEPILHAHPEGVTEMTLMDRLAADGHPLFTREGRSEPAALYRAHFLLFHALYRLRPALAEAGLGLEIHCLCIRLHRLPGRAAAERALIGADPLAAFYLDPGNLEGMDNAAVEQLIADGLCRALGAGDRAADLAELGLAPGAPPAEIRRRYRRLAMRHHPDRGGDTATLQRINDAYQRLMAR, translated from the coding sequence ATGGAGCCGGAGACCGCCATCGCCGAGCTGCAGGCCGCCATCGAGCCCATCCTCCACGCCCATCCCGAGGGCGTGACCGAGATGACCCTGATGGACCGGCTCGCCGCCGACGGGCATCCGCTGTTCACGCGCGAGGGGCGCAGCGAGCCGGCGGCGCTCTACCGCGCCCACTTCCTGCTCTTCCACGCCCTCTACCGATTGCGCCCGGCACTGGCCGAGGCCGGCCTGGGGTTGGAGATCCACTGCCTGTGCATCCGGCTGCACCGGCTGCCCGGGCGCGCTGCGGCCGAGCGCGCGCTGATCGGCGCCGACCCGTTGGCCGCCTTCTACCTCGACCCGGGCAACCTGGAGGGCATGGACAACGCCGCGGTGGAGCAACTGATCGCCGACGGCCTGTGCCGGGCCCTGGGCGCGGGCGACCGGGCGGCGGACCTCGCCGAGCTGGGCCTCGCCCCGGGAGCCCCGCCGGCGGAGATCCGGCGCCGCTACCGGCGCCTGGCCATGCGTCACCATCCGGACCGGGGCGGCGATACCGCGACCCTGCAGCGGATCAACGACGCCTACCAGCGCCTGATGGCCCGCTGA
- a CDS encoding inactive transglutaminase family protein: MTARRLFFALVALLIVVGTATAAWRYIDTGVPFLPGAQKPVWLVEARIDFEAQGDSVLVSFNVPDRPPGFELSLEHTASPGYGFSTVEQDGVVRGEWTIAEAEGDQTLYYKVHATPDGSDHRDRTVDQAPGEPASPTWSGAEETAAEQILERAQETSASPQSLARQLIYAFGTGRDGSADLLLDNYDRAVVIERLLHHAGVPARTSLALELEDGRRNQTPVQMVEIFVDDHWLPFNPVTGQQGIDDDVLLWHRGGASLIDLFGGQNARVAFSMNRQNVPAEQLARMEEGGGVMSVLSVHQLPIEQQTAFKLLLLLPLGALVTVFLRIIVGIRTSGTFMPVLIALAFLQTELVAGLISFVGIVALGLLLRGYLSRLNLLLVARIATVIVIVVFMIGLMSLLGYQLGFATGMTLAFFPIIIIAWTIERMSILWEEEGAREVLTQGTGSLVVALAAYLLMSRPLAEHLTFNFPELNLVVVALIMLMGQYTGYRLVELKRFSAFREASG, translated from the coding sequence ATGACGGCCCGGAGGCTCTTCTTCGCGCTGGTGGCGCTGCTGATCGTTGTCGGGACCGCTACCGCGGCGTGGCGCTACATCGACACCGGCGTGCCGTTCCTGCCCGGTGCCCAGAAGCCGGTCTGGCTGGTCGAGGCGCGGATCGACTTCGAGGCCCAGGGCGACTCCGTGCTGGTCAGTTTCAACGTCCCCGACCGTCCACCGGGGTTCGAACTCTCGCTCGAGCACACCGCCTCCCCCGGTTACGGCTTCTCCACCGTCGAACAGGACGGCGTGGTCCGCGGCGAGTGGACCATCGCCGAGGCCGAGGGCGATCAGACCCTCTACTACAAGGTCCACGCCACCCCGGATGGCTCAGACCACCGCGACCGGACGGTGGACCAGGCACCGGGTGAACCGGCCTCGCCGACCTGGTCCGGTGCGGAGGAGACCGCCGCCGAGCAGATCCTTGAGCGTGCCCAGGAGACCTCCGCCAGTCCGCAGAGTCTGGCGCGCCAGCTGATCTACGCCTTCGGGACCGGCCGGGACGGTTCCGCTGACCTGCTCCTCGACAACTACGATCGCGCCGTGGTCATCGAGCGGCTGCTCCACCACGCCGGCGTCCCGGCGCGCACCTCGCTGGCCCTGGAGTTGGAGGACGGGCGGCGCAACCAGACGCCGGTGCAGATGGTGGAGATCTTCGTCGACGACCACTGGCTACCCTTCAACCCGGTGACCGGGCAGCAGGGCATCGACGACGATGTGCTGCTCTGGCACCGGGGCGGGGCCTCGCTCATCGATCTCTTCGGCGGGCAGAACGCGCGTGTGGCCTTCTCCATGAACCGCCAGAACGTGCCGGCCGAGCAGCTGGCGCGGATGGAGGAGGGGGGTGGCGTGATGAGCGTGCTCAGCGTGCATCAGCTGCCCATCGAGCAGCAGACCGCCTTCAAGCTGCTCCTGCTGCTCCCGCTGGGCGCGCTGGTGACCGTCTTCCTGCGCATCATCGTCGGCATCCGTACCTCGGGGACGTTCATGCCGGTGCTCATCGCCCTGGCCTTCCTGCAGACAGAGCTGGTCGCCGGGCTGATCAGCTTCGTGGGCATCGTCGCCCTGGGCCTGCTGCTGCGCGGCTACCTATCGCGGCTCAACCTGCTGCTGGTGGCCCGGATCGCCACCGTGATCGTGATCGTGGTCTTCATGATTGGCCTGATGAGCCTGCTCGGCTATCAGCTCGGCTTCGCCACCGGCATGACCCTGGCCTTTTTCCCGATCATCATCATCGCCTGGACCATCGAGCGCATGTCCATCCTCTGGGAGGAGGAGGGGGCCCGCGAGGTGCTCACCCAGGGCACCGGCAGTCTGGTCGTGGCGCTGGCCGCGTACCTGCTCATGAGCCGCCCGCTGGCCGAGCACCTGACCTTCAACTTCCCCGAACTGAATCTGGTGGTGGTCGCGCTGATCATGCTCATGGGGCAGTACACCGGCTACCGGCTGGTCGAGCTCAAGCGCTTCAGCGCCTTCCGGGAGGCCTCGGGATGA
- a CDS encoding sodium/glutamate symporter — translation MAVAEILIAILVLCLLVLASSVLRAYTLWARRLFLPASIIAGAVALLLGPEVLGRFIGSPFEDGAGLFPDYVYDTWSAIPGLLISVVFAALFLGKPLPGLREIWLRAGPQVVVGQTMAWGQYVVGILLALLVLTPVFGLSPMAGALIEIGFEGGHGTAAGMAGTFEDLGFPAGADLALGLATVGLVGGVVVGTILINLAVRRGIIDHPENAQGPGSAQERFSDRELHLLRRDRQQESQTTDPLTVHLGLVALAVVLGWGMLSALQWLEAVTWARDGGVEILQHVPLFPMAMLGGVLLQVFIIRSGYAEYVSERTMSRISGTALDFTIVAALATLSLTALGEHLVPFLLLAATGIAWSLFVLVVIAPRVIPFDWFERGVGDFGQSMGVTVTGVLLMRMADPNNRSGALESFGYKQLLFEPIVGGGLFTAASVPLIYQFGPVPVLILAAVITTAWLALGFLYFGRMVPDGGRGRLRPAARG, via the coding sequence ATGGCTGTTGCCGAGATCCTGATCGCCATCCTGGTGCTCTGCCTGCTGGTACTGGCCAGCTCGGTCCTGCGCGCCTACACGCTGTGGGCGCGGCGGCTGTTCCTGCCGGCGTCGATCATCGCCGGTGCCGTGGCGCTGCTGCTCGGCCCGGAGGTGCTGGGCCGGTTCATCGGCAGCCCCTTCGAGGACGGCGCGGGGCTGTTCCCGGACTACGTCTACGACACCTGGTCGGCCATCCCCGGATTGTTGATCAGCGTCGTCTTCGCCGCCCTCTTTCTCGGCAAGCCGCTGCCGGGGCTGCGCGAGATCTGGCTGCGCGCCGGCCCCCAGGTCGTGGTCGGGCAGACCATGGCGTGGGGGCAGTACGTGGTGGGCATCCTGCTGGCTTTGCTGGTGCTGACGCCGGTCTTCGGCCTGAGTCCGATGGCCGGGGCGCTGATCGAGATCGGCTTCGAGGGCGGCCACGGCACGGCCGCCGGCATGGCCGGTACCTTCGAGGATCTCGGCTTCCCCGCCGGGGCCGATCTGGCCCTAGGGCTGGCCACCGTAGGCCTGGTCGGCGGCGTCGTGGTCGGCACCATCCTGATCAACCTGGCGGTGCGTCGGGGGATCATCGATCACCCGGAGAATGCCCAGGGGCCCGGTAGCGCCCAGGAGCGCTTCAGCGACCGTGAACTCCACCTCCTGCGCCGCGACCGCCAGCAGGAGAGCCAGACCACCGATCCGCTCACCGTCCACCTGGGCCTGGTCGCCCTGGCCGTGGTGCTGGGCTGGGGGATGCTCTCGGCGCTGCAGTGGCTCGAGGCGGTCACCTGGGCGCGTGACGGCGGGGTGGAGATCCTCCAGCACGTGCCGTTGTTCCCGATGGCCATGCTCGGCGGCGTGCTGCTGCAGGTGTTCATCATCCGCTCCGGCTATGCCGAATATGTGTCGGAGCGGACCATGTCGCGGATCTCCGGCACGGCGCTGGACTTCACCATTGTCGCCGCCCTGGCCACCCTGTCGCTGACCGCCCTCGGCGAGCATCTGGTGCCCTTCCTGCTGTTGGCCGCAACGGGCATCGCCTGGTCGTTGTTCGTGCTGGTGGTGATCGCTCCACGCGTCATCCCCTTCGACTGGTTCGAGCGTGGTGTGGGTGACTTCGGTCAGTCCATGGGCGTGACGGTTACCGGCGTGCTGCTCATGCGCATGGCCGACCCCAACAACCGTTCCGGCGCCCTGGAGAGCTTCGGCTACAAGCAGCTGCTCTTCGAGCCCATCGTCGGCGGGGGGCTGTTCACCGCGGCATCGGTGCCGCTGATCTACCAGTTCGGGCCGGTCCCGGTGCTGATCCTCGCGGCCGTGATCACCACCGCGTGGCTGGCCCTGGGCTTCCTGTACTTCGGGCGCATGGTGCCGGACGGCGGGCGCGGCCGGCTGCGGCCGGCGGCGCGGGGCTGA
- a CDS encoding zinc-finger domain-containing protein: MVPDPQTHDRTDLVQPNAANRYEVTARDLPVCCPLPGMYLWNSHPRVYLPVHETGSMICPYCGATYVLKDDDRLAVEIGGQREWK, from the coding sequence ATGGTGCCGGATCCCCAGACCCACGATCGCACAGACCTGGTACAGCCGAACGCGGCGAACCGCTATGAGGTCACCGCCCGGGACCTGCCGGTCTGCTGCCCGCTGCCCGGCATGTACCTGTGGAACTCCCATCCGCGGGTCTACCTGCCCGTCCACGAGACCGGCAGCATGATCTGCCCCTATTGCGGTGCCACTTACGTCCTCAAGGATGACGACCGGCTCGCCGTCGAGATCGGCGGTCAGCGGGAGTGGAAATAA
- the hldE gene encoding bifunctional D-glycero-beta-D-manno-heptose-7-phosphate kinase/D-glycero-beta-D-manno-heptose 1-phosphate adenylyltransferase HldE codes for MNLPLPGFRDVRVVVAGDLMLDRYWHGATQRISPEAPVPVVRVDDAEERPGGAANVALNVAALGGAAQVIGPTGSDEAADRLAQLLEAAGVGQRFHRIPGADTITKLRVISRHQQLIRLDFERGFPGFDRAAMLALLEPVLTDTAVVVLSDYAKGALPDPAGLIDAARRAGRPVLVDPKGADYRRYRGATLLTPNLAEFEAVVGPCADGDEIARRAAMVAAELELEALLVTRGEAGMTLAPREGAPVHLPTRAREVFDVTGAGDTVIATLAAALGAGVDLADAAALANLAAGVVVGKLGTATVTPAELEAAMGGAGGQAAGAGVVDEPGLLAAIRQARAAGERIVMTNGCFDLLHAGHVDYLQRARRRGERLVVAVNDDASVARLKGAERPVTPLEQRMAVLAGLDAVDWVVPFSEDTPARLIEVVLPDLLVKGGDYRPEQIAGHDAVVAAGGAVEVLPLLAGASTTELIARIRGRG; via the coding sequence ATGAACCTCCCGCTGCCCGGCTTCCGCGATGTCCGGGTCGTCGTCGCCGGCGACCTGATGCTCGACCGCTACTGGCACGGGGCCACCCAGCGCATCTCGCCGGAAGCGCCGGTGCCCGTGGTGCGGGTCGATGACGCCGAGGAGCGCCCGGGCGGTGCGGCCAACGTGGCGCTCAACGTGGCCGCCCTCGGCGGCGCGGCGCAAGTGATCGGCCCCACCGGCAGCGACGAGGCCGCCGACCGGTTGGCGCAGTTGCTCGAGGCCGCCGGCGTCGGCCAGCGCTTCCACCGCATTCCCGGCGCCGACACCATCACCAAGTTGCGCGTGATCAGCCGCCATCAGCAGCTGATCCGTCTCGACTTCGAGCGCGGTTTCCCCGGCTTTGACCGCGCCGCCATGCTGGCGCTGCTTGAGCCGGTGCTGACCGACACCGCGGTGGTGGTGCTCTCGGATTACGCCAAGGGGGCCCTGCCCGATCCGGCCGGGTTGATCGACGCCGCCCGCCGCGCTGGGCGGCCGGTGCTGGTCGATCCCAAGGGGGCGGATTACCGTCGTTACCGCGGCGCCACTCTGCTCACGCCCAACCTGGCGGAATTCGAGGCGGTGGTTGGGCCCTGCGCGGACGGCGACGAGATCGCCCGGCGCGCGGCGATGGTGGCGGCAGAGCTGGAGCTCGAGGCGCTGTTGGTCACCCGGGGCGAGGCGGGGATGACCCTGGCTCCGCGGGAGGGCGCTCCGGTGCACCTGCCGACCCGGGCGCGGGAGGTCTTCGATGTCACCGGCGCCGGCGATACCGTGATCGCGACCCTGGCCGCCGCGCTGGGTGCCGGGGTGGACCTCGCCGATGCCGCCGCCCTGGCCAACCTGGCCGCCGGCGTGGTGGTGGGCAAGCTGGGCACGGCCACGGTCACTCCGGCGGAGCTGGAGGCCGCGATGGGCGGCGCGGGCGGCCAAGCAGCGGGCGCCGGTGTGGTCGACGAGCCAGGTCTGCTCGCCGCCATCCGGCAGGCCCGGGCGGCTGGAGAGCGCATTGTGATGACCAACGGCTGCTTCGATCTGCTGCACGCCGGCCACGTCGACTACCTGCAGCGGGCCCGCCGGCGGGGCGAGCGGCTGGTGGTGGCCGTCAACGACGACGCGTCGGTGGCGCGGCTCAAGGGGGCGGAGCGGCCGGTCACTCCGCTGGAGCAGCGCATGGCGGTGCTCGCCGGCCTGGATGCGGTGGACTGGGTGGTGCCGTTCAGCGAGGACACCCCGGCGCGGCTGATCGAGGTCGTGCTGCCGGATCTGCTGGTCAAGGGCGGGGACTACCGGCCTGAGCAGATCGCCGGCCACGACGCCGTGGTCGCCGCCGGCGGTGCCGTGGAGGTCTTGCCCCTGCTCGCCGGCGCGTCGACCACGGAGCTGATCGCTCGCATCCGCGGCCGCGGCTAG
- a CDS encoding ElyC/SanA/YdcF family protein: protein MFVISKLAGAVLMPLSLLVLAGIAGLVLLFTRYGRWGRGVLIVTVAALYLASWEPTASRLLAPLEQRYPALLDPAGIAEGEEAPVTDIVVLGHGHRLDPQLPVTAQANADGVTRVLEGVRLQRHFPQSTLWLTGGAVRGDTPNSAVLHRLMGEVGLDAGAVERLAEPRNTAEEARAMAERLGDEAGSIILVTEASHMPRAMGLFRGQGLKPIPAPTRHRVREREPGAEAHPGHGLRPSVHALHMTERAFHEYLGIAWGRIRGEIRAAER from the coding sequence GTGTTCGTGATCAGCAAGCTCGCCGGGGCGGTCCTGATGCCCCTGAGTCTCCTGGTGCTGGCCGGCATCGCCGGCCTGGTCCTGCTCTTCACCCGCTACGGGCGCTGGGGTCGGGGGGTGCTGATCGTCACCGTGGCGGCGCTCTATCTAGCCAGCTGGGAACCGACCGCCAGCCGTTTGCTCGCCCCGCTGGAGCAGCGCTACCCGGCGCTGCTTGATCCGGCCGGGATCGCCGAGGGCGAGGAGGCGCCGGTGACCGACATCGTCGTCCTCGGCCACGGCCACCGGCTCGATCCGCAGCTGCCGGTCACCGCGCAGGCCAATGCTGACGGCGTTACCCGGGTCCTCGAAGGAGTGCGCCTCCAGCGCCACTTTCCGCAGAGCACCCTCTGGCTGACCGGCGGTGCGGTGCGCGGCGATACCCCCAACTCGGCGGTGCTCCACCGTCTGATGGGCGAGGTTGGCCTCGACGCCGGCGCTGTCGAGCGCCTGGCCGAGCCCCGCAATACCGCCGAAGAGGCCCGGGCGATGGCCGAGCGGCTCGGCGATGAGGCCGGGTCGATCATCCTGGTCACCGAGGCCTCGCACATGCCGCGGGCCATGGGCCTGTTCCGGGGGCAGGGGCTCAAGCCGATCCCCGCCCCGACGCGCCACCGTGTGCGCGAACGGGAGCCCGGCGCGGAGGCCCATCCGGGCCACGGGTTGCGTCCCTCGGTACACGCGCTGCACATGACCGAGCGCGCCTTCCACGAGTACCTGGGGATCGCCTGGGGGCGGATCCGCGGGGAGATCCGCGCCGCGGAACGCTGA
- a CDS encoding alpha-L-glutamate ligase-like protein — translation MILRHWRTARRLRQAGILGMNRRNVHYIGQYNDRRLYPLVDDKLRTKLLAEEHGVGTPSLRFTIRHQHEVRDLAGRLQGVDEFVIKPAKGAGGKGILVVTGRRGDRFLTGGERELSLEDLQRHVSNTLAGLHSLAGMPDTAVFEDRIRLDPRFEALSYEGIPDIRVLVFLGYPVMAMLRLSTKDSQGKANLHQGAVGVGLDIATGRCAHAVQYDQRVYQHPDTGVTLDDIDIPDWRSLLELAARCQEMSGLGYLGADLVLDRDRGPQLLELNARPGLSVQIANGCGLLPRLGAIEALESRHATAEARVGWAMEQFAVGT, via the coding sequence ATGATCCTCCGCCACTGGCGCACGGCCCGGCGCCTGCGGCAGGCGGGGATCCTCGGGATGAACCGGCGCAATGTCCACTACATCGGCCAATACAACGACCGGCGGCTGTACCCGCTGGTCGACGACAAGCTGCGCACCAAGCTGCTGGCCGAGGAGCATGGGGTCGGCACCCCGTCGCTGCGCTTCACCATCCGTCACCAGCACGAGGTCCGCGATCTGGCCGGGCGCCTGCAGGGGGTAGACGAGTTCGTCATCAAGCCGGCCAAGGGGGCGGGCGGCAAGGGGATCCTGGTGGTGACCGGGCGCCGCGGCGACCGCTTCCTGACCGGCGGCGAGCGTGAGCTCTCGCTCGAGGATCTGCAGCGCCACGTCTCCAACACGCTGGCCGGGCTGCACTCGCTGGCTGGCATGCCGGATACCGCGGTGTTCGAGGATCGCATCCGCCTCGATCCCCGGTTCGAGGCCCTCTCCTACGAGGGCATCCCGGATATCCGCGTCCTGGTCTTCCTCGGCTATCCGGTGATGGCCATGCTGCGCCTGTCCACCAAGGACTCCCAGGGCAAGGCCAACCTCCACCAGGGGGCGGTGGGCGTTGGCCTGGACATCGCTACCGGCCGGTGTGCCCACGCGGTGCAGTACGACCAGCGCGTCTACCAGCACCCGGACACCGGGGTGACGCTCGACGACATCGACATCCCCGATTGGCGCTCGCTGCTGGAGCTTGCCGCGCGGTGCCAAGAGATGAGCGGCCTCGGTTACCTGGGGGCCGATCTGGTTCTGGACCGGGATCGGGGCCCGCAGCTGCTGGAACTCAACGCCCGCCCCGGCCTGTCGGTGCAGATCGCCAACGGCTGCGGGTTGCTGCCGCGCCTGGGGGCCATTGAGGCCCTGGAAAGCCGGCACGCCACCGCGGAGGCGCGCGTCGGCTGGGCCATGGAGCAGTTCGCCGTCGGCACCTGA
- a CDS encoding primosomal protein N', with protein MAACSSAMAVSGSMADDSSARPDAGHPCAAGLPPVLRVAVPRPLQEALDYRPPSGAWPDDPVGCRVEVPLGRSRAVGIVVEVCRGSEVPAARLRAATAWVDERPLLDAELLETLTWAARYYRYPLGTALATGLPGPLRQGRPARRAVAWWRLDERTREDDAPVRRAPRQAELRRRLVEAGGAAPCATLVAEQPAWQRAGRIMERAGLLHREYHPAERGAETVPAPRPGPELDADQQRALAAILDTEGYAAFLLEGVTGSGKTEVYLQAAARALASGRQVLILVPEIGLAPQFLERLRERLRGSVVVLHSGLSGADRAEAWLAARDGDAAVILGTRSAIFTPLPRPGLIVVDEEHDPSLAQQEGFRYSARDLAVLRARTLDVPVVLGSATPSLESLHNARAGRYTHLRLPHRAGEARAPSVQLVDIRSRRLVGGISAPLQEALRRHLDAGSQALLFLNRRGYAPVLTCHACGWVAECHRCDARLTYHRSRGQLRCHHCGYSARLPAACPDCGAADLRPLGPGTERLEEALTELFPGVGQLRIDRDTTRRRGELEAHLAAAHRGDAQLLIGTQMLAKGHHLPAVTLVAVIDVDQGLFGADFRATERLAQLVVQVAGRAGRGDQPGEVLLQTRHPEHPLLRVLLERGYPAFAEAHLAERHAAGLPPYAALALLRAESVNADAPYLFLESAAQYGRSRVGADGGVELLGPVPAPMERREGRHRAQLMIRAERRVDLQRFLVSWSGGLGSLEGARQVRWSLDVDPVEMV; from the coding sequence ATGGCGGCCTGCAGCTCGGCGATGGCGGTCTCCGGCTCCATGGCTGACGACTCTAGCGCGCGCCCGGACGCCGGTCATCCCTGTGCAGCGGGGTTGCCGCCGGTTCTGCGGGTGGCGGTGCCCCGCCCGCTGCAGGAGGCGCTGGATTACCGCCCGCCGTCCGGCGCCTGGCCGGATGACCCCGTCGGCTGTCGGGTCGAGGTGCCGCTCGGCCGCAGTCGCGCCGTGGGCATCGTCGTGGAGGTGTGCCGGGGCTCCGAGGTGCCGGCAGCAAGGCTGCGTGCCGCCACCGCCTGGGTGGATGAGCGGCCGCTGCTCGACGCCGAACTGCTGGAGACGCTCACCTGGGCGGCGCGCTACTACCGCTACCCGCTGGGCACAGCCCTGGCCACCGGGCTGCCGGGCCCGCTGCGCCAGGGCCGCCCGGCACGGCGGGCAGTGGCCTGGTGGCGCCTGGACGAGCGGACGCGTGAGGATGATGCCCCGGTGCGCCGGGCCCCGCGCCAGGCGGAGCTGCGTCGCCGCCTGGTGGAGGCCGGCGGTGCCGCGCCCTGTGCCACGCTGGTGGCGGAGCAGCCTGCCTGGCAGCGGGCCGGGCGCATCATGGAGCGGGCCGGCCTGCTCCATCGCGAGTACCACCCGGCCGAGCGCGGGGCCGAGACGGTGCCGGCGCCCCGCCCGGGGCCAGAGCTTGACGCCGATCAGCAGCGCGCCCTGGCCGCGATCCTGGATACCGAGGGGTACGCCGCCTTCCTGCTCGAGGGGGTGACCGGCAGCGGTAAGACCGAGGTCTATCTGCAGGCCGCAGCCCGGGCGCTGGCTTCGGGGCGGCAGGTGCTGATCCTGGTCCCCGAGATCGGACTCGCCCCGCAGTTCCTTGAGCGCCTGCGCGAGCGCCTGCGCGGCTCGGTGGTGGTGCTCCACTCCGGGCTGTCCGGCGCCGACCGCGCCGAGGCCTGGCTGGCCGCCCGGGACGGCGACGCGGCGGTGATCCTCGGCACCCGCTCGGCCATCTTCACGCCGCTCCCGCGTCCGGGGCTGATCGTCGTCGACGAGGAGCACGACCCCTCGTTGGCACAGCAGGAGGGGTTCCGCTACTCGGCGCGGGACCTGGCGGTTCTGCGGGCCCGCACCCTGGATGTGCCGGTCGTGCTCGGCTCGGCTACGCCCTCGTTGGAGTCTCTGCATAATGCGCGGGCCGGTCGCTACACCCACCTGCGCCTGCCGCATCGGGCGGGCGAGGCCCGTGCCCCGAGCGTGCAGCTGGTCGATATCCGCAGCCGCCGTCTGGTTGGAGGGATTTCCGCACCGCTGCAGGAGGCGTTGCGCCGGCACCTGGACGCTGGCTCGCAGGCGCTGCTGTTCCTCAACCGGCGCGGCTACGCCCCGGTGCTTACCTGCCACGCCTGCGGCTGGGTGGCCGAATGCCACCGCTGTGATGCGCGGCTGACCTACCACCGCAGCCGCGGCCAGCTGCGCTGCCACCACTGCGGATACAGCGCGCGCCTGCCGGCGGCCTGCCCGGATTGCGGTGCGGCGGATCTGCGCCCGCTGGGGCCCGGAACCGAGCGCCTTGAGGAGGCGCTCACGGAGCTCTTCCCCGGCGTGGGGCAGCTGCGCATCGACCGCGACACCACCCGGCGCCGCGGCGAGCTCGAGGCCCATCTTGCGGCCGCTCACCGGGGCGACGCCCAGTTGCTGATCGGTACGCAGATGCTGGCCAAGGGGCACCACCTGCCGGCGGTGACCCTGGTGGCGGTGATCGATGTGGATCAGGGGCTGTTCGGCGCAGACTTCCGGGCCACCGAGCGGTTGGCGCAGCTTGTGGTGCAGGTGGCCGGCCGCGCCGGGCGCGGCGATCAGCCCGGCGAGGTGCTGCTGCAGACCCGTCATCCGGAGCATCCGCTGCTGCGGGTTCTGCTCGAGCGGGGCTATCCCGCCTTCGCCGAGGCCCACCTGGCCGAGCGCCACGCCGCCGGCCTGCCGCCTTACGCCGCGCTGGCTCTTTTGCGTGCCGAGTCGGTGAATGCCGACGCGCCGTACCTTTTCCTTGAGTCGGCGGCCCAGTATGGTCGAAGCCGGGTCGGCGCGGACGGCGGGGTGGAGCTGCTCGGCCCGGTGCCGGCGCCCATGGAGCGGCGCGAGGGTCGGCACCGGGCGCAGTTGATGATCCGCGCCGAGCGGCGGGTCGATCTGCAGCGTTTTCTGGTGAGTTGGAGCGGCGGGCTCGGCAGCCTGGAAGGGGCCCGCCAGGTCCGCTGGTCGCTGGATGTGGACCCGGTAGAGATGGTCTGA